The genomic segment ATGGAAGGTCACGCTAATCGACACGGGCCTTAATACCCAGACAGGTGGGCGTGTGCTGCGCGCCAGAAAATATGTCGGCAACGAACCATTCATGCTCACCTATGGAGACGGGGTTTCAAATATTAATATTCGGGAGCTGATTGAGTTCCACAAGAATCACGGCGGTCTCGCCACCCTGACCTCAGTCCAGCCAGAAGGAAGATACGGGACAATTACTTCCGGGACAGATGGTCAGATATCCAATTTTGTGGAAAAACCAAAAGGTGACGGGGCATGGATCAATGCAGGATTTTTTGTGCTGCAGCCGGAAGTTTTTGACTACATCAAGGAAGGCGATGCTACGATATTTGAGCGCGGCCCCCTGGAATCACTTGCCCGTAATGGAGAATTATACTCCTACCGGCATGAGAGATTCTGGAAATGCATGGATACCCTGCGGGATAAACAGCAGCTTCAGGAGATGTGGGATAACGGAAACACTCCTTGGAAGAACTGGATGGAATGATGTTTGACATCTTTAAAGGAAAACGAATCCTCGTTACTGGTCATACCGGTTTTAAGGGTTCATGGCTTGTTCTCTGGCTTTCGCAGCTTGGAGCAGAAGTACATGGATACTCTCTGCCGCC from the Methanorbis rubei genome contains:
- the rfbF gene encoding glucose-1-phosphate cytidylyltransferase, whose product is MKVLILAGGMGTRLAEETNIIPKPMVEIGGHPILWHIMKIYSSYGFNEFIILLGYKGYVIKEYFANYFLHQSDVTFDMVNNSMEIHEQHCEPWKVTLIDTGLNTQTGGRVLRARKYVGNEPFMLTYGDGVSNINIRELIEFHKNHGGLATLTSVQPEGRYGTITSGTDGQISNFVEKPKGDGAWINAGFFVLQPEVFDYIKEGDATIFERGPLESLARNGELYSYRHERFWKCMDTLRDKQQLQEMWDNGNTPWKNWME